One genomic segment of Schistosoma haematobium chromosome 6, whole genome shotgun sequence includes these proteins:
- a CDS encoding hypothetical protein (EggNog:ENOG410UMUE~COG:U), which yields MLNQGYQILAELTLLKLKNISGVIVSPCENDPLKWLGIISVRSGYYFGGVFDFVLSLPDDFPSTKLPKLYLCKEFYHPHVDWITGEVSVHTEFPIWNPDKHHIWHILHHFKRLLTSPTSIIVSSLAEQTACIKNMRDVKYANPEAANALIHHPEEFDTRAKGCVTKLSVWTQPSQDIPSLNLSGWMNDSILSDARDLLQRFKDSNDDEEKFVSQGFSWIDPKSMSIFSSETPVKPNSSTYT from the exons ATGCTCAACCAAGGTTATCAAATTTTAGCTGAGCT AACCCTCCTAAAACTGAAAAACATCTCTGGAGTTATTGTTAGCCCATGTGAAAATGATCCACTTA AATGGCTCGGGATTATTTCTGTTCGAAGTGGTTACTATTTTGGAGGAGTTTTCGATTTCGTCTTATCTCTGCCAGATGATTTTCCATCAACAAAACTGCCG AAGCTCTATTTATGTAAAGAATTTTATCATCCTCATGTAGACTGGATTACCGGAGAGGTGAGCGTGCACACGGAATTCCCGATATGGAATCCAGACAAGCACCATATTTGGCATATTCTCCATCATTTTAAACGGTTGTTGACTAGTCCAACAAGTATTATTGTTTCATCACTTGCAGAACAAACTGCTTGTATCAAAAACATGAGAGATGTGAAGTATGCTAATCCAGAAGCAGCTAACGCACTGATTCACCATCCGGAAGAATTTGATACTCGGGCTAAAGGATGTGTCACTAAACTCTCTGTATGGACACAGCCATCACAGGATATCCCTTCATTAAA tcTTTCTGGATGGATGAATGACAGTATACTAAGTGATGCACGAGATTTACTGCAG AGATTCAAAGATTCCAATGATGATGAGGAAAAATTTGTAAGTCAAGGGTTTTCTTGGATCGATCCGAAAAGTATGTCGATATTTTCTAGTGAAACACCTGTTAAACCGAATTCTTCGACATATACATAG